From Scomber scombrus chromosome 6, fScoSco1.1, whole genome shotgun sequence, the proteins below share one genomic window:
- the gal gene encoding galanin peptides, with amino-acid sequence MQKCFGIFCVSLIFCATLSETIGLVIAAKDKRGWTLNSAGYLLGPRRIDHLIQIKDSPSARGRDELVTQYGIDGHRTLGDKPGLAGKRDMGKEEDFRPGALRIADEDIIHTIIDFLSYLKLKEMGALDSFPSSVTSDELANP; translated from the exons ATGCAGAAGTGCTTTGGGATTTTTTGCGTATCGCTCATCTTTTGCGCAACTCTCTCTGAGACCATCGGGTTGGTGATTGCG GCGAAGGATAAGCGTGGCTGGACTCTGAACAGTGCTGGCTACCTGTTAGGGCCCC GTCGTATTGATCACCTAATTCAGATAAAGGATTCTCCCAGTGCCAGAGGCAGAGACGAGCTGGTCACTCAAT ATGGCATAGATGGACACAGGACACTAGGAGACAAGCCTGGTCTGGCTGGCAAGAGAGACATGGGCAAGGAGGAGGACTTCAGACcag GTGCCCTGAGAATAGCAGATGAAGACATCATCCACACCATCATTGACTTCCTGTCGTACCTCAAACTTAAAG aGATGGGAGCCTTGGACAgctttccttcctctgtgacATCAGATGAACTGGCCAATCCTTAA
- the zgc:110339 gene encoding C-signal, translated as MTASLTKCKSVLITGSSRGIGLQLLKQLAKSTDRPATIIATARNPTGSKELQELSNTCPGVYTVTLDTDSQQSISSALKEVQSIVGSKGLNCLINNAAINISTDIDTVTPEAMMKTFQTNSVAPLFVTKAFLPLLQTAAGQSTGMGMHRAAVINISSILGSITYTRGEGANFKSYAYRISKAALNMVTRCLAADLGSHGILCMALHPGWVKTDMGGPLAELTVEDSVSGLLTVLSNLTDNDHGGFKDYRGNNIPW; from the exons ATGACTGCGAGTTTAACAAAGTGTAAGTCTGTGCTGATAACAGGCTCCAGCAGAGGAATAGGACTACAGCTGCTCAAACAGTTAGCTAAAAGCACCGACAGACCCGCTACCATAATAGCGACAGCCCGAAACCCGACTGGCTCCAAG GAATTGCAAGAGCTGTCCAACACATGCCCGGGTGTTTATACTGTGACACTAG ACACGGACAGCCAGCAGAGTATCAGCTCAGCCTTGAAGGAGGTGCAGTCCATTGTAGGAAGTAAGGGACTGAACTGTCTGATCAATAATGCTGCCATCAACATCTCTACAGACATAGACACTGTTACACCAGAGGCCATGATGAAGACCTTCCAGACAAACAGTGTCGCACCACTGTTTGTCACAAAG GCCTTCCTGCCTCTGCTGCAGACTGCTGCAGGTCAGTCCACAGGGATGGGAATGCACAGAGCAGCAGTTATCAACATCTCCTCCATCCTGGGCTCCATCACATACACCAGGGGTGAAGGTGCCAACTTTAAGAGCTATGCCTACCGCATCTCTAAG GCAGCATTGAACATGGTGACTAGGTGTTTGGCTGCTGATCTGGGGTCACATGGAATCCTTTGTATGGCTCTCCACCCCGGCTGGGTCAAGACTGACATGGGAGGGCCTCTC gctgaaTTGACAGTAGAAGACAGTGTCTCTGGGCTGCTGACTGTCCTCTCCAATCTCACAGATAATGACCATGGAGGATTCAAGGACTACCGTGGAAATAACATACCATGGTAA